The following are encoded together in the Mumia sp. Pv4-285 genome:
- a CDS encoding helix-turn-helix transcriptional regulator, producing MKNNRVLPDESSTRQRVVRSIMLEGPSTAAQLAERLDLTPAAVRRHLDALSEEGLVEVATERTRGQRRGRGRPAKAFALADAGREAFEQDYDDLAVGAMRFLSETVGEEAVMAFARRRAAELERRYLPVIEVPSEQRADALADALAEDGFAASTRQAPGGTQLCQHHCPVAHVAAEFPELCEAETEAFARMLGHHVQRLATIAHGDGVCTTYVPDTPAPLTTDERTTR from the coding sequence GTGAAAAACAATCGGGTCCTTCCTGACGAGTCGTCGACTCGTCAGCGCGTGGTGCGCAGCATCATGCTCGAGGGCCCGTCCACGGCGGCCCAGCTCGCGGAACGCCTCGACCTGACTCCGGCCGCCGTACGCCGCCATCTCGATGCTCTCTCCGAGGAGGGCCTCGTCGAGGTGGCTACCGAGCGGACCCGCGGGCAGCGCCGCGGCAGGGGGCGCCCCGCCAAGGCGTTCGCCCTCGCCGATGCTGGCCGCGAGGCGTTCGAGCAGGACTACGACGACCTGGCGGTGGGCGCGATGCGCTTCCTGTCGGAGACCGTCGGCGAGGAGGCCGTGATGGCCTTCGCGCGGCGCCGTGCCGCCGAGCTGGAGCGCCGATACCTGCCCGTCATCGAGGTCCCGTCCGAGCAGCGCGCCGACGCCCTCGCCGACGCCCTCGCCGAGGACGGGTTCGCCGCGAGCACGCGTCAGGCGCCGGGCGGCACCCAGCTGTGCCAGCACCACTGCCCGGTCGCGCACGTCGCGGCCGAGTTCCCCGAGCTCTGCGAAGCAGAAACAGAAGCGTTCGCCCGGATGTTGGGACATCACGTGCAGCGCCTCGCCACCATCGCCCACGGCGACGGCGTGTGCACCACGTACGTGCCCGACACCCCGGCACCCCTCACGACCGACGAGAGGACCACCCGATGA